The following are encoded together in the Heterodontus francisci isolate sHetFra1 chromosome 41, sHetFra1.hap1, whole genome shotgun sequence genome:
- the tspan4b gene encoding tetraspanin-4: MGQSCLQCMKYLLFIFNLIFWLGGCGILGVGVWLVITQGNFVTLSSSFPSLTAANFFIAAGSVIMIVGFLGCLGAVIENRCLLLSFFVVLLIIFLLEMIIGILFLCNQETINLYAKDELRNGLQFYNTSGNAGLTNGWDIVQTDFRCCGVINYNDWFSVLNGTKVPNSCCFKLVSNCSTMPETWWTDPCYEKVIEWLKDNIVAVCIFGLCIPVLQILGLISSLVMYCQLVKTEKQYS, translated from the exons CTGGGAGGATGTGGGATTCTGGGAGTCGGAGTGTGGCTAGTGATAACGCagggaaactttgtgacactctcgtcATCCTTCCCGTCACTCACCGCGGCCAACTTCTTCATTGCTGCGGGCTCGGTGATCATGATCGTGGGATTCCTCGGATGCCTCGGAGCGGTGATTGAAAACCGTTGCCTCCTGCTTAGC TTTTTCGTGGTCCTTCTGATCATCTTCCTCCTCGAAATGATCATCGGAATCTTGTTCCTGTGTAACCAGGAAACT ATAAACTTGTATGCAAAGGACGAGCTGAGGAATGGGCTGCAATTCTACAACACATCTGGAAACGCCGGGCTGACCAACGGCTGGGACATTGTGCAGACAGAT TTCCGGTGCTGTGGTGTCATCAATTACAATGACTGGTTCAGCGTCTTGAACGGAACAAAAGTGCCCAATTCGTGCTGCTTCAAGTTGGTCAGCAACTGCTCGACTATGCCTGAAACTTGGTGGACCGAT CCATGCTATGAAAAGGTCATCGAGTGGCTGAAGGACAACATTGTGGCTGTCTGCATCTTCGGACTTTGCATTCCAGTGTTACAG atactagGGCTAATTTCGTCCTTGGTGATGTACTGTCAGCTCGTCAAAACAGAGAAGCAATACAGCTGA